From Pandoraea vervacti, the proteins below share one genomic window:
- the aroC gene encoding chorismate synthase, translated as MSGNTLGTLFTVTTFGESHGPAIGCVIDGCPPGMALTEADIQVELDRRRPGTSRHVTQRNEPDAVEILSGVFEGVTTGTPIALLIRNTDQRSKDYGNIVQTFRPGHADYTYLQKYGVRDYRGGGRSSARLTAPVVAAGAVAKKWLAERYGVQIRGCMTQLGDIEIPQTDWSQVSQNPFFAANAEVVPQLETYMDDLRKAGDSVGAKLRVIATGVPVGLGEPLFDRLDADIAHAMMGLNAVKGVEIGAGFRSVTQKGSEHGDELTPQGFIGNNAGGILGGISTGQDIDVAIAIKPTSSIRTPRQSIDVTGQPATVETFGRHDPCVGIRATPIAESLLALVLIDHALRHRAQCGDVQVTTPVIPGRAPE; from the coding sequence ATGTCTGGCAATACGCTTGGAACCCTGTTTACCGTCACCACTTTCGGCGAATCGCATGGACCGGCCATCGGCTGCGTGATCGATGGATGCCCGCCGGGAATGGCGCTTACGGAAGCCGACATTCAGGTCGAACTGGATCGCCGCCGTCCTGGCACGTCGCGTCACGTCACGCAGCGTAACGAACCGGACGCCGTCGAGATTCTGTCCGGGGTGTTCGAGGGCGTGACGACAGGCACGCCCATCGCGCTGCTCATCCGCAATACTGATCAGCGCAGCAAGGATTACGGCAATATCGTCCAGACGTTCCGCCCGGGCCATGCCGACTACACTTACCTGCAGAAATACGGCGTGCGCGATTATCGTGGCGGTGGCCGTTCGTCGGCACGCCTCACGGCGCCGGTCGTGGCGGCCGGGGCGGTCGCGAAAAAGTGGCTGGCCGAGCGCTACGGTGTCCAGATTCGCGGCTGCATGACGCAACTCGGGGACATTGAGATTCCGCAAACCGATTGGTCGCAGGTGTCGCAGAACCCGTTTTTCGCGGCGAACGCGGAAGTTGTGCCGCAGTTGGAAACCTACATGGACGACCTGCGCAAAGCCGGCGATTCCGTCGGCGCGAAGCTCCGCGTGATCGCGACCGGTGTTCCGGTCGGCCTGGGGGAGCCGCTGTTCGACCGGCTGGATGCCGATATTGCCCACGCCATGATGGGGCTCAATGCAGTCAAGGGCGTCGAGATCGGCGCCGGATTTCGCAGCGTGACGCAAAAGGGATCCGAGCATGGTGACGAACTGACGCCGCAAGGCTTCATCGGCAATAACGCGGGCGGTATCCTCGGCGGCATTTCGACCGGCCAGGACATCGACGTCGCGATCGCCATCAAGCCGACGTCGAGCATTCGTACGCCGCGTCAGTCGATCGACGTGACGGGGCAACCGGCGACGGTGGAAACATTTGGTCGTCACGATCCTTGCGTGGGCATTCGTGCGACGCCAATTGCCGAGTCGCTGCTGGCGCTCGTGCTGATCGACCATGCGTTGCGTCACCGTGCCCAATGTGGCGACGTTCAAGTGACGACGCCGGTGATTCCGGGGCGCGCGCCGGAGTGA
- a CDS encoding MFS transporter produces the protein MSEASQREARGDGHQSRLLRERRFAPFFWTQFLGAMNDNVFKIAFTSLVTYHASLFQDVDGKTAAFLISAIFIAPFLLFSATSGQIADKWDKARLIRFVKTLEIAIMVVGAGGFVWTSAPLLYLCTFLMGLHSTLFGPVKYAYLPQHLANHELVGGNGLVEMGTFVAILVGTIIGGEMAAHGGGALPWIGGVCVALAVLGRLVATWVPQTPAAQPDLRINWNPFTETWRNLRIARTDRAVFQSLLGISWLWFLGATFLASFFNFARDVLGANPDVVTLLLAMFSVGIGAGALLCERLSGGKVEIGLVPFGSIGMTVFAVDLYFASRGGVGGPALQSVGQFIAQPGHWRILADLFLLAMFGGFYSVPLYALIQSRSKSSHRARIIAANNILNALFMVVSALMAMVLTKAGLTIDQLYLVTGILNALVAVYLYTLLPEFLIRFVMWLMLHTVYRIDVKGADQIPGEGPCVLVCNHVSFADAVVIGASIRRPVRFVMDQRIFQIPVLSWFFRTVGAIPIAPAREDAAGLARAYEQIAKALDAGEVVCIFPEGKLTASGELQAFRQGVQRIIERSPVPVVPMALRGLWGSFFSRHGGAAMTRPFKRGILNRLELVIGEPVAPALATPESLRDKVLKLRGPWPV, from the coding sequence GTGAGCGAGGCCAGTCAGCGCGAGGCTCGCGGCGACGGCCATCAATCACGACTGCTGAGGGAACGCCGGTTCGCACCGTTCTTCTGGACGCAGTTCCTGGGCGCGATGAACGACAACGTGTTCAAGATTGCGTTCACTTCGCTGGTCACCTACCACGCATCGTTGTTTCAGGACGTCGATGGCAAGACTGCGGCGTTCCTCATCTCCGCCATATTCATTGCGCCGTTCCTGCTGTTTTCCGCAACGAGCGGTCAGATCGCCGACAAGTGGGACAAGGCGCGCCTGATCCGATTCGTCAAAACGCTCGAGATCGCCATCATGGTGGTCGGTGCGGGCGGGTTCGTCTGGACGAGCGCGCCACTGCTTTACCTCTGCACCTTCCTCATGGGGCTGCATTCGACGCTGTTCGGGCCGGTGAAGTACGCCTACCTGCCTCAGCATCTCGCTAACCATGAGTTGGTGGGCGGCAATGGGCTCGTGGAGATGGGCACCTTTGTCGCGATCCTCGTCGGCACGATCATCGGAGGCGAGATGGCAGCGCACGGTGGCGGCGCATTGCCCTGGATCGGAGGTGTCTGCGTAGCGCTGGCCGTGCTGGGACGACTCGTGGCGACGTGGGTGCCGCAAACGCCAGCGGCGCAACCGGATCTGCGAATCAACTGGAATCCGTTCACCGAGACGTGGAGGAATCTGCGCATTGCACGGACCGACCGTGCGGTATTTCAGAGTCTGCTCGGTATCTCGTGGCTCTGGTTTCTCGGTGCGACTTTCCTCGCCTCATTTTTCAATTTTGCGCGAGACGTGCTCGGCGCGAACCCGGATGTCGTCACGCTGCTGCTTGCCATGTTTTCGGTGGGCATCGGCGCCGGGGCGCTGCTATGTGAGCGTCTGTCGGGGGGCAAGGTGGAAATCGGGCTGGTGCCGTTCGGGTCGATCGGCATGACCGTGTTCGCCGTCGACCTGTATTTTGCGAGCCGGGGCGGGGTTGGCGGCCCCGCGTTGCAAAGCGTCGGGCAGTTCATCGCGCAGCCGGGACACTGGCGCATTCTGGCGGATCTGTTTCTGCTGGCCATGTTCGGCGGATTCTACAGCGTGCCGTTGTATGCCTTGATCCAGAGCCGCAGCAAGTCGTCGCATCGTGCGCGCATCATTGCGGCCAACAATATTCTTAACGCGCTGTTCATGGTCGTGTCCGCGCTCATGGCGATGGTGCTCACCAAAGCGGGACTTACCATCGATCAGTTGTATCTCGTGACCGGAATTCTGAATGCGCTGGTCGCAGTTTATCTGTACACGCTGCTGCCCGAGTTCCTGATTCGGTTCGTGATGTGGCTGATGCTTCACACTGTCTACCGGATCGACGTCAAGGGGGCAGATCAGATTCCCGGCGAGGGGCCGTGCGTGCTGGTGTGCAATCACGTGAGCTTTGCCGATGCGGTGGTGATCGGTGCATCGATTCGGCGGCCGGTTCGCTTCGTGATGGACCAGCGGATTTTCCAAATCCCGGTGCTGTCCTGGTTCTTCCGTACCGTTGGGGCCATTCCCATTGCGCCCGCCCGCGAGGACGCGGCGGGTCTGGCGCGCGCTTACGAACAAATTGCCAAGGCGCTCGATGCGGGCGAAGTGGTTTGCATCTTTCCGGAGGGCAAACTGACCGCCTCAGGCGAGTTGCAAGCGTTCCGGCAAGGCGTGCAACGCATTATCGAGCGTTCGCCGGTGCCGGTGGTGCCGATGGCGTTGCGCGGGCTATGGGGAAGCTTTTTCTCGCGACATGGCGGGGCGGCGATGACCCGCCCGTTCAAGCGCGGCATCCTGAATCGGCTCGAACTGGTGATCGGAGAACCGGTCGCGCCAGCCCTGGCCACGCCGGAGTCGCTGCGCGACAAGGTGCTCAAGCTTCGCGGCCCCTGGCCGGTATAA
- a CDS encoding CBS domain-containing protein, whose translation MRVSDILKVKGNTLFTVTPETSLADAVDTMAEHDIGSLVVMEYGDLVGMLTFREIINTISKNGGTVGTSTIRKIMDDHPLTCTPETDVNEVRRMMLERHARYLPVMESRTLMGVISFYDVARAVVEEQSFENRMLKAYIRDWPAEEAENAK comes from the coding sequence ATGCGTGTGTCTGACATCCTGAAAGTGAAGGGCAACACCCTTTTCACCGTCACCCCGGAAACTTCGCTGGCCGATGCCGTCGACACGATGGCCGAGCACGACATCGGTTCACTCGTCGTGATGGAGTACGGCGACCTCGTGGGCATGCTCACGTTCCGCGAAATCATCAATACGATCAGCAAGAACGGCGGCACGGTCGGCACGTCCACGATTCGCAAGATCATGGACGACCATCCGCTTACCTGCACACCCGAGACCGACGTCAACGAAGTGCGTCGCATGATGCTCGAGCGTCACGCACGTTATTTGCCGGTCATGGAGAGCCGCACGCTCATGGGCGTGATTTCCTTCTACGATGTGGCCCGCGCCGTTGTCGAAGAACAATCCTTCGAGAACCGCATGCTCAAGGCCTACATTCGCGACTGGCCGGCCGAGGAAGCGGAAAACGCAAAGTGA
- a CDS encoding O-acetylhomoserine aminocarboxypropyltransferase, with product MSVPHFDTLALHAGAAPDPATGARATPIYQTTSFVFSDADQAAALFNMERAGHVYSRISNPTNAVFEERMAALENGVGAIATASGQAALHLAIATLMGAGSHIVASSALYGGSHNLLHYTLRRFGIETTFVRPGDPDAWRAAVRPETRLFFGETLGNPGLDVLDIAQVSAIAHDAGVPLLVDSTFTTPWLIQPFEHGADLVYHSATKFLGGHGTTIGGVLVDGGTFDFEKSGKFPELTEPYEGFHGMVFAEESSVAPFLLRARREGLRDFGACLHPQAAWQLLQGVETLPLRMARHVDNARRVVEFLADHEAVASVAYPELPSHPDYALAKRLLPRGAGAVFSFNLKGDREAGRRFIEALQLFSHLANVGDARSLVIHPASTTHFRMDAAALAGAGIGEGTVRLSIGLEDPDDLIQDLKRGLKAAVKPASKGQGR from the coding sequence ATGTCAGTTCCGCACTTCGACACGCTCGCCCTGCACGCCGGGGCGGCTCCCGACCCAGCCACCGGGGCACGTGCCACGCCGATCTATCAGACCACCTCGTTCGTCTTTTCCGATGCCGATCAGGCGGCTGCACTGTTCAATATGGAGCGCGCCGGGCACGTCTATTCGCGCATCTCCAATCCGACGAACGCGGTCTTCGAAGAGCGCATGGCCGCGCTGGAAAACGGCGTTGGCGCGATTGCAACGGCAAGCGGACAAGCGGCATTGCATCTGGCAATCGCCACGCTGATGGGCGCCGGTTCGCACATCGTCGCGTCGAGCGCGCTCTACGGCGGTTCACACAACCTGCTCCATTACACGTTGCGCCGATTCGGCATCGAGACGACATTCGTGCGTCCCGGCGATCCGGATGCCTGGCGCGCCGCCGTGCGGCCGGAAACCCGGCTGTTCTTCGGCGAGACGCTCGGCAATCCTGGGTTGGATGTGCTCGACATCGCGCAGGTCAGTGCCATCGCACACGACGCGGGCGTGCCTTTGCTCGTCGACAGCACCTTCACCACGCCATGGCTGATCCAGCCGTTCGAGCACGGTGCGGACCTCGTGTATCACTCGGCGACCAAGTTTCTGGGGGGACATGGCACGACCATTGGCGGTGTGCTTGTCGATGGCGGCACGTTCGATTTCGAGAAAAGCGGCAAATTTCCCGAGCTGACCGAGCCATACGAAGGTTTCCACGGCATGGTGTTCGCCGAGGAGAGCTCCGTCGCGCCATTCCTGTTACGTGCTCGCCGTGAAGGACTGCGCGACTTCGGCGCATGCCTGCATCCGCAAGCGGCATGGCAGTTGCTGCAAGGGGTCGAGACGCTGCCGCTTCGCATGGCGCGTCACGTCGACAACGCGCGCCGGGTCGTCGAATTTCTGGCCGATCATGAGGCCGTGGCAAGCGTCGCCTACCCGGAGTTGCCGTCTCATCCCGACTACGCGCTGGCAAAACGCCTGCTGCCGCGCGGCGCGGGTGCCGTGTTCAGCTTCAATCTCAAGGGCGACCGTGAAGCCGGTCGACGCTTCATCGAGGCGTTGCAGTTGTTCTCGCATCTGGCCAATGTTGGCGACGCGCGCTCGCTGGTCATTCACCCGGCGTCCACGACCCACTTCCGCATGGACGCCGCCGCACTCGCGGGCGCAGGCATCGGCGAAGGCACGGTGCGCCTGTCCATCGGACTCGAAGACCCCGACGACCTGATTCAGGATCTCAAGCGGGGCCTGAAAGCGGCAGTCAAGCCGGCGTCGAAGGGGCAAGGTCGATGA